The Chitinophaga niabensis genome segment CTGCAGGATGGCCTGGAAGAAACCAGTAAACCAACACCCAATGCAGTAGCTATTACGCCGTATTTCCGTTCAGATTACTGGGCTACAACAGTTGCTACTGAAGCGGATTTTATTGAATCTGTAGACTGGATGCGTTTACGCGATATCACCCTGCAATATGTACTGCCTGCTGCTTTCCTGAAAAGGCAGCACTTTGTAAAATCGGCTTCTGTTTATGTAACAGGAACGGATGTGTTCATGATCACAAATTATACCGGTGCAGATCCGAATGTGAGCACCAATACTGCTGCCAGCAGAGGGTATGGTGGCGCAGGTATTGACTTTGGCTCACTCGCCAATCCCAGGGGTATCAATTTTGGTTTGAAAGCATCGTTCTAGTTTTAAAACATCTTAATTATGAAAAGATATATTTTCAATACGCTCATGCTGTTGTTTGCGGTAATGACCGTAATGACAGGATGTAAAAAATGGCTGGATGTGAACTATGATCCGGCTACGCCGCAGGATCCTGATCCGGCATCCGTATTCCCTGCACAATTAGCCGGTATTCCCCGCGGTAATCAATATGATGCGCGGTATGTAGGCCGTTATATACAAAACTGGGAAACTTCGCTTACCTCCCGCACTGCGGATATTGTATGGGACCAGATGGGTTATGCTACAGGTAGCGATGCAAATGGCGATATCTGGCGGCAGTGTTATTTTGGTTTAGGTAAAAACCTGGATTATATCATCGCTACCGGGCATACTAAAGCACAATGGGATTATATAGGCGCAGCATATGCATTGAAAGCGTACATGTTCCAGATCACCACAGATCACCATGGCGAAATAATTTACACGGAAGCCTTCAAAGAAAACACGGCCATCTTCAAATTCGACAGCCAGGATACAGTATATGCAGGTGTTCGCTCGCTTTGTGACTCTGCCCTGAAATACCTGGCACGTACGGATTTCCCCAACCCTGCAACCAACAGGCTGGCGCGCGGGGATTATGCCTACAATGGTGATAATGCAAAATGGATCAAGTTCGTATATGGCGTACTGGCACATAACTACAATCACCTGAGCAGAAAATCTACCCTTTATGATCCTGCCAAAGTGATCGAATATTGCGATAAGTCTATGACCGTTATTGCGGACGATTTCCTCGTTCCTTTTGATGGCACCAAAAATGATGATACGAATTTCTTTGGCCCTTACAGGGATAACCTCACCTTTCTGCGCCAGGGGGCTTTCATTGTAAGGTTGCTGGACGGATTTGCGCTTACAGGCAGCCGTGCTTTTGCCAACAGGGACCCAAGGATCAAACATATGCTCTCCGCCTCCCAGGATACTACTAATGGGAATGGTGGTTATGTAGGTGTGGAACCCGGTATCGGAGATCCTAATGCTGCCTCTACTGTTCCTGCCAACATGCGCAAACGCGCTGCAGCACCATGGGGAGACAGCATTTATGCAAACCCAAGCGCAGCGGTTTTTACGCCCAATTCCGGTAAATATCTTTTCAAGGATAAGGCTGTGATGCCCGTAATGACATCAGCTGAGATCTACTTCATTAAAGCAGAAGCCGCTTTCCTGAGCAATAAACTGGATGTTGCGCTGGACGCTTATACAAAAGGGATCAATGCACATTTTGATTTCATTAACCGTACCGCAATGCCCCGCGGCGCCAGTACTGTATACAATATATCACCCATCACTGCGCAGGAACGTGCCAGTTACCTTGCCAGCCCTAACGTGGCTAAAACAACGGCCGCACTTACTTTAACGGATATAATGCTGCAAAAATATATTGCGTTATTTGGCTGGGGCTTTAATGAAACATGGGTAGATCTGCGGAAGTATGAATACAACAGGTACATTGCTCCTGGTTCAGTTTTTCCTGTATACCGCACCTTTGCAACACCACAGGCACTGAATGGCCTCAATAATGGCCAGCTGGTACAAAGGGCCCGCCCGCGTTTCAATTCAGAGTATGTATGGAACCTGGATGAACTGAAAAGGATCCAGGCTGATGCATCAAATTATCATACCAAGCCTATCTGGTTTGCAATACCCAACTAAAACCGCAACTCATGAAGCTATCATATATTATCATATTAATTGCGGGTGCAAGCATTGCTTTAACTGCCTGCAAAAAGAACACCTTCCATGTAACGGAAAGGGATATCATCACTAACACCGCGCTGATAAAGATCGGGTACTTTTCACCGAGCATTAATAACCAGGGCATACAACTGAAGATCAATGGTACCAGGGTGAGCAATAACTTTGTGTATCCCATTGCGTTCCCTGGCGGCGGGTTGAACACCGGCGGTTCCAATAACAGCGATTATGTAACGGTAACACCAGGTGAAACCACCATCACTTTATCTGTTCCCAAAGTTGGGACTGCAGAGGATTCCGTGCCTGTGCTCACTTTTTCACAGGCATTGTCTGCCAACAAGAAGTACACCTTCTTTACAACGGATTCGGTACCGAATGTGAGTGGAGTGATTGTTGAAGATGATACGGCGCCTGTAGATACAGGTGCGCGCGTTAAGCTCATCAACCTGATCCCAAATGTACCCGCCGTGGATTTTTATCATCGCGGAGTACTGCTGAAGGCAAACGTTAAATTCAAGGAGGTGACGGAGTATATGAACATCCCCTTTGGCAATGACGTTTGGGCCATCCGCAGAGCTGGTGCCCCCATTACAGAAGCGGTATTGGGTACCCAAACCATCAATACCGTGCGGCAGCGGATCTATACCTTCATGGCCAGGGGATGGCAGGGTGGTACAGGTACACTCAACCCGAGGATCTCGGCCATCTTTGTACAATAATAATTTCCGGCGCCGGGCTTTTTGCCCGGCGTTGTTTTTATATTTGTTACATGAGCTTACGTAGCCAGATCCTCTCTGAAGGTTCAAAAGAAAATGCACTGAAAGTTGTCCATTGGATAGGGAATGATCCTGAACGGTTCCGCAACCTCATGGATATTTTCCTGCATGATGAATACCGCGTGGTGCAGCGGGCCTCCTGGATCATGAGTATAGTGGCTGAAGCACAGCCCGCCTTAATAAAGCCCCATTTAAAGGCGATGGTGGACCGGATGGGTGATGCGGATATACCTGTTGCGGTTAAACGAAATGTGGTACGTGTGCTGCAGTTTATACCCGTTCCTGAAAAGCTGCAAGGTCCTGTAATGGATTATTGCTTCCGTTTCCTGGAAGACCCGCAGGAAACCGTGGCCGTAAGAGTATTCTCTATGACTGTGCTCGCTAACCTTGCACAGCAATACCCTGAGATCAAAAATGAGATCATCCTGCTGATAGAAGACCAACTGCGCGAAGGCGCCTTGCCTGCGTTTAAAAGCAGGGGAAAGAAAACGTTGAAGTTATTGCAGGGGAAGAAGTAAACTTCATGAAAAAGGAAACATTGTCGCCGCCGGCGCTCCAACATCTCTACCAAAACAAAAAAAAGCCCGAAGCATATGCTCCGGGCCTTCAGGAAATCTATTTCGAATGACACTTAAAAACACTTAGTTATCTCCCTGCTTATCATCTGCTGCTGGTGGTGGTGGAGGTGGAGGTGCAGGTGGTCTGTTGGCATACTTGATCTCAATCGGCCTTCTTACAGGTGCGGAGATCGGCCGGGAGGTTGGTGCAGCAGGGGCAGCTGGTTGCTCTGGTGCTTCCTCTCTTGGCACGTATGGCTTAGGTTCTTTCTGTGGTTTCGGCTCTCTGGGCTCTTTCGCTTCTTTCGGCGTATTAGGCTTTTTCTTAGCACTCTTAGGCGCAAAAATAGCGATCATACGTTTACCTTCCATCAATGGCATCCCTTCAAGGGCCCCCACTTCTGCAAGACGTTCTGCAAATTTCAACAGGATCAGCTCACCACGTTCTTTGAACATGATTGCCCGTCCTTTGAACTGTACATATGTTTTAACCTTATTGCCTTCCCGCAGGAATTTCTCGGCATGTTTGGCTTTGAAATCGAAATCGTGATCGTCTGTATTCGGCGTAAAGCGAATTTCCTTCACCTCGCTCTTATGAGCATTCGCCTTCATTTCCTTTTCCTTCTTCTTCTTCTCGTAAAGGAATTTGTTATAATCGATGATGCGGCATACAGGAGGGACTGCATTTGGGGATATTTCTACCAGGTCCAGTTGCAGGTCTTCAGCCATGCGTAATGCATCATCCGTTCTATAAAGCCCTGGCTCCACGTTATCGCCAACCAGCCTGACCTCAGGTACACGGATCATTCTGTTTGTACGATGCTCCTGCTGTTGTTCTCTTCTGAAATTAGGGTTTCTGCCCCGGAAGTTTGGTCTTGGTCCTTGTTGCATTAAAATGTTGAATTGTTAGATAATAATGATGATAAACGCGGCATATTGAGTTTTATTCTTATAAAACAAATGATCATTCAAAAGGTTTGCGGTTGGTAACTTCGTCCTGTATCAGGCTTACAAATTCGGCTACGGACATGGCGCCGAGATCTCCTTTGGCCTGCCTGCGTACCGCTACTTTGGCGTCTGATTCTTCTTTCTCTCCCAGCACCAGCATGTAAGGAACTTTCGCTACTTCCGCATCACGGATCTTTTTCCCGATCTTCTCGCTTCTATCATCAATTTCAGCGCGAATTTCCGCTTTTTTTAGCAATTCTGCTACTTTTTCTGTATAAGCCTGGTACTTGTCACTGATCGGCAGCAATTTCACCTGGGTGGGTGTGAGCCATAAAGGAAATTTACCTGCACAATGTTCTATCAGCACAGCAATGAACCTTTCCAGCGAACCAAACGGCGCGCGGTGGATCATTACAGGACGGTGTATTTTGTTATCAGCCCCTACGTATTCCAGTTCAAAACGCTCAGGCAGATTGTAATCCACCTGGATGGTACCCAGCTGCCATTTACGGCCCAGGGCATCTTTCACCATGAAGTCCAGTTTGGGGCCGTAAAATGCCGCCTCTCCATATTCTACCACGGTTTTCAGGCCTTTTTCAGCAGCTGATTCAATGATCGCCTGCTCAGCCAGTTCCCAGTTCTCGTCTGATCCGATATATTTCGCACGGTCTTCTTTGTCTCTCAGCGAAATTTGTGCCGTATAATTTTCAAAGCCTAAACTTCCAAAAACATACAACACCAGGTCTATCACTTTGCAGAACTCTTCCTTCACCTGGTCCGGACGGCAGAACAGATGTGCATCGTCCTGCGTGAATCCGCGCACACGGGTAAGGCCGTGTAATTCTCCGTGCTGCTCATAACGGTAAACAGTACCGAACTCTGCAAAACGCACCGGCAGGTCTTTGTAAGACTTGGGAGAAGTTTTATAGATCTCGCAGTGATGCGGGCAGTTCATGGGCTTCAGCATGAACTCCTCTCCTTCTTCCGGTGTATGAATAGCCTGGAAGCTGTCTTTCCCGTATTTCTCGTAGTGGCCTGAAGTGATGTACAGGTTCTTGTTCCCGATGTGCGGAGTAACAACCGGCAGGTACCCGCTTTCAATCTGGGCTTTTTGCAGGAAGTTCTGCAGGCGCTCTCTCAGCATAGCACCTTTGGGAAGCCATAAAGGCAGGCCCAAACCTACTTTCTCAGAGAAGGCAAACAGCTCCAGTTCTTTACCCAGCTTGCGATGGTCGCGTTTTTTTGCTTCTTCGAGCAGGGTCAGGTATTCATCCAGTTCCTTTTGGGAAGGGAAAGTGATGCCGTAGATGCGGGTCAGCATCTTGTTGTTTTCATTCCCCAGCCAGTAAGCCCCGGCAATATTGGTGAGTTTCACCGCCTTGATAAAGCCGGTATTGGGAATGTGCGGGCCACGGCAGAGGTCCGTAAAATTGCCCTGGGTATAAAAAGTGATGGTACCGTCTTCCAGTTTCTGCAAGAGGTCCAGCTTATAAGGATCGTTCTTTTCAGTAAAGTACTTGATAGCGTCTGCCTTGGAAACATCCTTGCGTACGTATACGCTGTTTAGTTTGGCCAGTTCAGCCATTTTGGCTTCCAGCTTCCGCAGCTCTTCATCTGAGATCTGGCGGCCGTCGAGGTCCACATCGTAAAAGAAACCGCCGTTTTCCAATGAAGGTCCATAACCGAACTTCACACCCGGGTACAGTGCCTCCAGCGCTTCTGCCATTAAATGCGCAGAAGAATGCCACATAGTAGCCTTACCGTCCGTATCCACCCACGTGAGCAGTTGTAATGTACCGTCTTGTGTAATGGGGCGGGAAGCGTCTACCACCTGTCCGTTTACTTTTGCCGCTAAAACTTTGCGGGCTAGGCCTTCGCTGATGGATTTGGCAATGTCCAGTGCTGATACACCCTGTTCATACTGTCGTACTGCGCCATCCGGAAATGTAATGTTGATCATAAATCCTGTTCTCAAATAAAATGCATGCGAAATTACGAAATCCATTACGAATTACGAATTACGAATTACGCTGATTTGACTGTTATGTGGAAGCACCGGCCTATATTTTCATCAACAGGCGGAAAAGGTGGCTGCTGCCATCGTCGTTATCTGCCACCAGTATGAGTTCAGGGGTATTTCCTGTTTCCCGCAAACAAATGGACTCTATCTTCTTTTTAAAGAAAACAGGTGAAATACTTTCCAGCGGGATCCATTCATCTGGCCAAACCATGTCTTTCAGGAGGGCGGCGGAAGCATTCCGGATCAATCCTACCCTGCTCTCTCCTATTGCACCGTCGTCATACACATTGGCCGTATCTTCAGAAGAAGCTGTAAAGAACAGCCAATCCCTTTCAGGCCACCAGGCAAGGCCGGAAATACCGGTAAAACCGGTCGTTTCCTCCGGCAGGATCAGCTGGCTGTAATGTATACTGGCCGGGCTTTTCCAGATATCTGTCACGGAGCTGTGGATCAGCGTATTATACGGATGCTCTTTGTGCCCCCTGTTTCCCAGCAGGATGCCTGTACCAAAAGCAGTGGCCGCTTCTATGTTCAGTTCAGTTAACCCCTCATTACGCAATTGCCGGTAAAAAGGCCCCAGGTCCTCTATTAATGGGGACTCCTGCCCAAAATCCCAGATCGCGGCATAGTCCCGCTGCGGAGAGCGTGAGCCGGAGCCCAGCAGCAGCAATGCTTTATTCCCTTCCGTGCCCACAATGGCCAGGCTTTCCCAATCCTTTTTTTCTTTTTTGGGGATCCTGTATTGATCAGGCCCGGGAATGGGCGTTACACTAACTAAAGCAAAATCATCATCCAGGCAATAGATGCAGCAGGCATCATCCCCTGCGATGTAAAAAAGGCCATTATGATATTCAATGCCGGAAGCGGAAGGGATCTCCGGAAATTCAATGGAGGAATGCAGTGAGAGGATCATCCGTCAAACTTAAAATTTTATATCGAAATTGCAGCCCTATGCTTTCATTTGCAGATCATATCATCCGGTTCAATACACAGCTGAACTTTACCGGCAAATTACCTGCGGGTATCCGCATCATGAACCCTTTCCAGGAACAACCGGGCGTGGTGGAAACCATGACGAAGTTCTACAGGAAATTCTATGGGGACCATCACCCGCGCCGCATGATCGTGGGTATCAATCCCGGGCGCCTGGGCGCAGGCCTTACAGGGGTTCCTTTCACAGACTCCCACCGGCTCGCAGACCCTTGCGGCATTATCATTCCGGGCATCAAAACCTTTGAGCCCTCTTCTGTTTTTGTGTATGATGTGATCGCCGCATATGGCGGCCCCGAAGCCTTCTACAGGGATTTCTACATCGGCTCCATGTCTCCCCTGGGCTTCACTGCATTAAAACCCGGCGGAAAAGAAGTGAACTACAATTACTACGACAGCAAAGCCTTAACCGCGGCTGTATATGATTTTATGGTCTCCAATATCCACAAACAACTGGATTTTGGAATGGACCGTTCTGTGGGTTATTGCCTGGGAACGGGTAAAAATGCAGCGTTCCTTACCCAACTGAATGAGAAGGAACGCTTCTTTAAACAGATTGTGCCGCTGGAGCATCCACGGTTTGTGATGCAATACCGCAACAAACGGAAACAGGAATATATCGATAAATACCTCGCCGCTTTCAGTGACTACTGAAAACGCAGCGTATCCGTTACGGACCCGCAGGTAAGCATGGCATCGCCAAAATAAGGGTTCAGGACCTCTGCTTTATCGCTTAACCAGTAAGCACCTTTATCGTTAAATGCCATAGGGCAATATTGCCGGTAAACGGTACTGCCTTTCAGGCCGGTTGCCTTCACCAGGTCATACATCATTTCAGATACCATATTGAAAGACTCCCTGCGTGCATCCAGGCCGCCTTTTTCTATCAGCAGGCCCTGTAATTCTGCCGCGATATCGCCTGCGTTCACCTCTAACTGGCTTTCCCGGGCTGAATCCACGCCCAGCCTGGCAATCGGCAGGCTATCCAGGTGCTGTTTCAGGGAAACGGCCGCCAGGTCTGCTGCCAGGGTATCGGATTTCACCAAAGCGCCGGACAGTTGGTAATAGGCCGTCATGGTCACTTTCAGGGAATCGTAAAATTCATCGGAAAACGGCGCCTGCAGGTCGCCGGAGGTAGTTTGTGCCGTTGTATCTGCCGAGGAACTGGTGCCAGATTGCTGGCAGGCTGCGAACAGGGCTGCTGTAGCTAAGATCCAAACATATTGATTCAAACGCATACGATATGATTTGAGGCAAATATAGCACCAAAAAATGTACTATCTTTGCGCGTTCAATAGCAATTTAAGTATGCTCATCGCACTGCAGGACATAACATTCGAATTCGGCGCAAGAACCATCATCAAAGATTCTTCCTTGCATATTATACCGGGAGACCGCATCGGCCTGATCGGCCTGAACGGTACCGGTAAATCCACCCTTCTCCGCATTATCAACGGAGAATACTCTATTTCCAAAGGAAGTGTGAATAAGATCCGCAACCTGAGCCTTGGTTTCTTCAACCAGGACCTCCTGAGCTTTGAAACAGACGACAGCATCCTCAACGTGGGCATGACGGCGTTCTCCGAAGCGCTGAAAGTAGAAAAGGAACTGGAAGAACTCACCGAAAAACTGGAACATTCCCAGGATGAAGCAACCCTGCATGCATACAGCGATAAATTGCATGAATTCGATATCCTCGACGGTTATAACATCCGCCATAAAACAGCTACTGTGCTGGAAGGCCTTGGTTTTACCACGGCAGACCTGGAACGCCCTTACAACCAATTCTCCGGAGGATGGCGTATGCGGGTACTGCTGGCAAGGATCATCCTGCAAAAGCCGGATGTATTAATGCTCGATGAACCGACGAACCACCTTGACCTCCCATCCATCGAATGGCTGGAAAAATACCTTTCCAATTACGACGGCGCGGTGATCATCGTGTCCCACGACCGGTATTTCCTGGACAGGATGGTGAACAAAGTAGTGGAATTGTACCAACAGGAACTCCATCACTATGCCGGTAACTACTCCGATTATGAAGAGGAAAAAGTAATGCGCCGCGAATTACAGCAACGCGCTTACGAAAACCAGCAGGATTATATCAAACAACAGGAACGTTTTATAGAACGATTTAAAGCGAAAGCATCCAAAGCTGCGCAGGCACAAAGTATTGCCAAACGGCTGGATAAGATCGAAAGGATTGAACAAACAGATAGTGGTCCGTCCAAGATCAGGATGAACTTCTCTGTGGACAAAATGCCCGGTAAGATCCTTTGCACCCTGGAGAACGTGAGCAAGTCGTTCGGCAGCAATACCATCCTGAAGAACACCAGCGCTGAGATCAACCGGGGAGACAAGATCGCCCTTATCGGGGCGAATGGTAAAGGTAAATCCACACTCCTGCGTGTAATTGCAGGAACAGAACCTTTTGAGGGAAACCGTATCCCCGGCCATAATGTGGTAACCAGTTTCTATGCTCAGCACCAGCTGGAAGCCCTGCATATGGATAATGAGATCCTGGAAGAACTGAAGGGTGTGGGCAGTGGCCGTACAGAAGTGGAGCTGCGTACCCTGCTGGGTTGCTTCCTGTTCCAGGGAGATGATGTTTTCAAAAAGATAAGGATCCTCTCCGGGGGAGAAAAAGCCCGTGTGGCATTGGGTAAAGTGATCATCGGCCAGGCCAACTTCCTGCTGCTGGATGAGCCCACGAACCACCTGGATATGAACTCCGTTGAAATGCTGATCGATGCATTGGGTAAATATGAAGGCAGCCTCGTACTCGTATCGCACGACCGGTATTTTGTAAGCAAAACGGCGAACAAGATCTGGGAGATCGTAGATGGTGAGATCAAGGAATTCAAAGGCAATTATACGGAGTGGGAAGAATGGAAGAAACGCCAGGCATTAGCAGCAGCACCACCCAAGGCTGAAAAAAAAAGTCCTCCAATAGCGCAGCCGGTGCAGGCACCGCAAAAAACGTCTATTGACAAAGACCTGAAAAGGGAATTGCAGAAACAGCAAAAGCAGGCACAGCAGCTGGAAGAACAGATCAGCAAGCTGAAAGAACAGCTGAAGCAACTGGAAGCTGATATGGCCAACCCTGATGTATACGGCGATAAGCAGAAATTCCGCAACACGGAAGATGCTTATAAGAAAGCCAATACAGACCTCACTAAAGCGAATGCGGAGTATGAAGAAGTGTTTGAAAAGGTGATGGAGCTGGAAGAGAAAATGAACGGGTGATAACATTGTTAAAATAAATAAGGAAGGTAGCCGGGAATGGCTACCTTCCTTATTTAGAGGATCTGGGTACTCCTATTCTTTCTGCTTTAATTGAAATAAAGTTATTACTGATCTCCACATTGTTCAGAACGGCTGGTTTCGCCGGCGCACAGGATTCTTTGTTATACACCACTCAGAAAAACACCTCCCTTACTATTAAAAAATGGGAGAAGAATGATCTTGTAAACAGCGAAAAGTATCAAAACTATATAAGTAGCAAGAGGCTCGCCAAAGACCCGTAAAAAATCGTGGCCAATAACCCCGCTTTTTATATTTACACAGTATTTGAGACAGTGTCTCCTGTAAACCTATCCGTTATAAGTTCGGGTCAAATTCCACAATCCATTCAATACCATATTTGTCTCTGAACATTCCGGCGTATGTACTCCAGGGACTGTCGCCCATGGGCCCTTCAACCTCCCCTCCTGCGGATAATCCGTTAAATATTTTGTCGGCTTCTTCACGGCTTTCAGTGCTTACAAGTATTTTAGACCTGTTTTCGTTTTCATTTACCCGTCCCATAAATTCCGGAACATCATTGGCTATTAACACATTGTGCTTGCCGATAGGTAAAGCAATATGCATTATTTTATCTGCTTCGTTTTCCGCAACCTGAAATTCAGGGCCCGACAGGTCCTTGAAGCGAATGATCTTTGTGAACTCTCCGCCAAAAACTGACTTGTAAAAGGTGAATGCTTCTTCGGCGTTGCCATTGAAGTTGATCCAGGGGTTGATTGTTTTCATAATTTTATTTTTAAGGATAAATTTTTTTTGCTCACGCTATTCAGCATTCTCCTTGTCAATGTGATTGAAAATTTCCTTCTTATAATTTCTGCGATATGGCTGCCAACAGGTTATCCAAATTGCTCATTGTCATCTTAAATCCTTCGGTAAAGCCCATTTCAATCATCTTCTCCATGCGCTCAAAGGATTCATTAAAAATGGTGATACTCACTTTTGTTCTGCCATTTTGTTCGCTAAAAATGTAATCCCATTCAGAACCCGGCAATTCCGGGTTTCCGTCTTTGTCCGCAAAAGAATTATACATTTTAAAATTTGTTTTCGGGGTAATGGATATATATATCTGAATAGCCCAACGCTCTTGTCCGTCGGGGCTTATCATAGCATAAAATCTTTGCCCTCCGACTTTGAAATCCATATACTTGGTTTTGGCGCGCATTGGTGCAGGTGCTCCCCACTGGTCCAGTAGTTCCGGCATAGTAAAAGCATCCCATACCAAAGAAAGCCCGGCATTAAATTCCCTGGTTATAAATACCGTTTTCGCTGCTTTGTCAACATTAAAATCAAATAGCAAATCGTTATTCATTTTTTCTGTTCTTTTTTTGTTGATAATAATTCGTCAAGTTGATTAAATTGAATTTCCCAGCTTTGCCTGAATTGGGCTAACCAGTTGTCTAATTCTTGCATTTTCCTTGCATTAAAGTGATAATAAATCTCCCTGCCGCTATGCTCAGGTTTAATTAATTCGCATTCATGCAAGACTTTAATGTGTTTCGATACCGCCTGCCGGGTCATATCAAATTTTTCGGCCATCGCATTAGGCGTTAATGCCTTAATGGCAATTAAAGTTAAGATGGCCCTGCGGGTCGGATCGGATATAGCCTGAAATATATCTGGTTTCATTTTTACTAAACGCGCAACTTTTGAGTTGCTAATCTACGTGCAACTTTTGAGTTGCGCAAATTTATTTGGTATTTTTTGGGTAATGCAGGAAAAAAGATTTGTGACCAGGGGAAATTGCTATTTGCAGGACCAATCCGGGGCTACTGAAATGAATCCGTCAGAACAAATACCGACTAAATACATATAAGGTGGCTTTTTCTCCGCCAACATCACTGCCGTGCAACAATCTTAATCTCCGGCAACCGGTTCGGCAATGCCAGCCCGCTTACCACAACAATCGTACTGGCCACGCTTTCCGGATTGCCATAAAACTCCGCTTTATTATCCCTCCGGGCCTTAAAAGCCGTTTGCAGATCCAATACAACCGTTTTATATTTTATAGTACTTTTACATCCCTATGAAAAAACTATTACCGATCCTCTTCATTTGCTTTTCAAACACCCTGTATGCACAGGATTTCCCGGATATGCGCAGCTGGTCGTTATACGGCGATTCTTTAGAACGGTACATTTTTGCAGACACCGCATTTGTACGCATCACACCGGATACAAAACAAGCTCCTATCGATACCCTGCTGGCCGGAGATAACATCACCATAACAAACATCACTTCCAATTCCCTCACCATTCGTGGCCTCAAAGGTCCATGGCTGCAAGTGAACTATCAGAAGAACGGAGAATCAAGAAACGGCTACATCTGGCAGGGCCTGGTGAGTTGCGCTCCTATGCGCCGGGGAGATATTAAGTTTGTATACGGCATTGAACGCCGCGCAGATAGCGCTTATACTTCAGACCAGGGTAAGGATACATTACGCCGGTACCTCGTAAGGCTTAAGGTAATACAGAATGGCAGCATACTCGCTAAAGCCGCGTTTGTTACAGACGATGATGAAAGTGCCAATTTCAGCATGGGA includes the following:
- a CDS encoding SusD/RagB family nutrient-binding outer membrane lipoprotein, producing MKRYIFNTLMLLFAVMTVMTGCKKWLDVNYDPATPQDPDPASVFPAQLAGIPRGNQYDARYVGRYIQNWETSLTSRTADIVWDQMGYATGSDANGDIWRQCYFGLGKNLDYIIATGHTKAQWDYIGAAYALKAYMFQITTDHHGEIIYTEAFKENTAIFKFDSQDTVYAGVRSLCDSALKYLARTDFPNPATNRLARGDYAYNGDNAKWIKFVYGVLAHNYNHLSRKSTLYDPAKVIEYCDKSMTVIADDFLVPFDGTKNDDTNFFGPYRDNLTFLRQGAFIVRLLDGFALTGSRAFANRDPRIKHMLSASQDTTNGNGGYVGVEPGIGDPNAASTVPANMRKRAAAPWGDSIYANPSAAVFTPNSGKYLFKDKAVMPVMTSAEIYFIKAEAAFLSNKLDVALDAYTKGINAHFDFINRTAMPRGASTVYNISPITAQERASYLASPNVAKTTAALTLTDIMLQKYIALFGWGFNETWVDLRKYEYNRYIAPGSVFPVYRTFATPQALNGLNNGQLVQRARPRFNSEYVWNLDELKRIQADASNYHTKPIWFAIPN
- a CDS encoding DUF4397 domain-containing protein; its protein translation is MKLSYIIILIAGASIALTACKKNTFHVTERDIITNTALIKIGYFSPSINNQGIQLKINGTRVSNNFVYPIAFPGGGLNTGGSNNSDYVTVTPGETTITLSVPKVGTAEDSVPVLTFSQALSANKKYTFFTTDSVPNVSGVIVEDDTAPVDTGARVKLINLIPNVPAVDFYHRGVLLKANVKFKEVTEYMNIPFGNDVWAIRRAGAPITEAVLGTQTINTVRQRIYTFMARGWQGGTGTLNPRISAIFVQ
- the infC gene encoding translation initiation factor IF-3, whose translation is MQQGPRPNFRGRNPNFRREQQQEHRTNRMIRVPEVRLVGDNVEPGLYRTDDALRMAEDLQLDLVEISPNAVPPVCRIIDYNKFLYEKKKKEKEMKANAHKSEVKEIRFTPNTDDHDFDFKAKHAEKFLREGNKVKTYVQFKGRAIMFKERGELILLKFAERLAEVGALEGMPLMEGKRMIAIFAPKSAKKKPNTPKEAKEPREPKPQKEPKPYVPREEAPEQPAAPAAPTSRPISAPVRRPIEIKYANRPPAPPPPPPPAADDKQGDN
- the thrS gene encoding threonine--tRNA ligase, coding for MINITFPDGAVRQYEQGVSALDIAKSISEGLARKVLAAKVNGQVVDASRPITQDGTLQLLTWVDTDGKATMWHSSAHLMAEALEALYPGVKFGYGPSLENGGFFYDVDLDGRQISDEELRKLEAKMAELAKLNSVYVRKDVSKADAIKYFTEKNDPYKLDLLQKLEDGTITFYTQGNFTDLCRGPHIPNTGFIKAVKLTNIAGAYWLGNENNKMLTRIYGITFPSQKELDEYLTLLEEAKKRDHRKLGKELELFAFSEKVGLGLPLWLPKGAMLRERLQNFLQKAQIESGYLPVVTPHIGNKNLYITSGHYEKYGKDSFQAIHTPEEGEEFMLKPMNCPHHCEIYKTSPKSYKDLPVRFAEFGTVYRYEQHGELHGLTRVRGFTQDDAHLFCRPDQVKEEFCKVIDLVLYVFGSLGFENYTAQISLRDKEDRAKYIGSDENWELAEQAIIESAAEKGLKTVVEYGEAAFYGPKLDFMVKDALGRKWQLGTIQVDYNLPERFELEYVGADNKIHRPVMIHRAPFGSLERFIAVLIEHCAGKFPLWLTPTQVKLLPISDKYQAYTEKVAELLKKAEIRAEIDDRSEKIGKKIRDAEVAKVPYMLVLGEKEESDAKVAVRRQAKGDLGAMSVAEFVSLIQDEVTNRKPFE
- a CDS encoding DUF6929 family protein, producing the protein MILSLHSSIEFPEIPSASGIEYHNGLFYIAGDDACCIYCLDDDFALVSVTPIPGPDQYRIPKKEKKDWESLAIVGTEGNKALLLLGSGSRSPQRDYAAIWDFGQESPLIEDLGPFYRQLRNEGLTELNIEAATAFGTGILLGNRGHKEHPYNTLIHSSVTDIWKSPASIHYSQLILPEETTGFTGISGLAWWPERDWLFFTASSEDTANVYDDGAIGESRVGLIRNASAALLKDMVWPDEWIPLESISPVFFKKKIESICLRETGNTPELILVADNDDGSSHLFRLLMKI
- a CDS encoding uracil-DNA glycosylase family protein gives rise to the protein MLSFADHIIRFNTQLNFTGKLPAGIRIMNPFQEQPGVVETMTKFYRKFYGDHHPRRMIVGINPGRLGAGLTGVPFTDSHRLADPCGIIIPGIKTFEPSSVFVYDVIAAYGGPEAFYRDFYIGSMSPLGFTALKPGGKEVNYNYYDSKALTAAVYDFMVSNIHKQLDFGMDRSVGYCLGTGKNAAFLTQLNEKERFFKQIVPLEHPRFVMQYRNKRKQEYIDKYLAAFSDY
- a CDS encoding DUF3347 domain-containing protein; translation: MRLNQYVWILATAALFAACQQSGTSSSADTTAQTTSGDLQAPFSDEFYDSLKVTMTAYYQLSGALVKSDTLAADLAAVSLKQHLDSLPIARLGVDSARESQLEVNAGDIAAELQGLLIEKGGLDARRESFNMVSEMMYDLVKATGLKGSTVYRQYCPMAFNDKGAYWLSDKAEVLNPYFGDAMLTCGSVTDTLRFQ